From Peptoanaerobacter stomatis, one genomic window encodes:
- a CDS encoding type II toxin-antitoxin system RelE/ParE family toxin, whose amino-acid sequence MLYDIEITVSSLSTMPYRYGLVDDTYLLHKEFRKCLVKNYIIFYKIDEENKTILIHRILHSKQNWIDIL is encoded by the coding sequence TTGCTCTATGACATAGAAATCACCGTTTCAAGTCTATCTACTATGCCTTATCGCTATGGATTAGTCGATGATACTTACCTTCTTCATAAAGAATTTAGAAAATGTCTTGTTAAAAACTACATCATTTTTTATAAAATTGATGAAGAAAATAAAACTATTTTAATTCATCGAATACTTCATTCAAAACAAAATTGGATTGACATACTGTAA
- a CDS encoding putative manganese-dependent inorganic diphosphatase, with product MNTFVFGHKNPDTDSVCSSIAYSYYKDKIGEKVEPRVLGDIRREAGFVLDYFNITAPKLLTDVKVQASDLHYDKIIPLTVNSSVYETYMIMEKEKIHSLPIVDDDFKLIGIVSMKDIAGALIHINSNYVDTNLKSFVNVFSNHSLRIICANNYDMKIQGLLKVFNPNVPNDAKFNEGEVIILKEYHKKEFFSKLEFPISFLILTQFSELSEEEMEKIKKYDIPVISIDLNSPMIIKKMQQTDSIASIMKKDKISYFMLKDYLNDIKESMLKTNFRNYPLVDENGKYIGLIARKHLLKVGRKKVILVDHNEFAQSATGIEEANILEIVDHHKIGGINTSEPIQFLNMPVGSTCTIVYELFKNSAMDIPYKIAGCLISGILSDTLYFKSPTCTQKDIEAVESLNRILKLDLDNYTNMLFKAGSSIEGMSFKDILYNDFKEFTLRSRKIAVSQLFTMDIEELEDKKEELLNYMKDLKEKNAYNTLIFVVTDILKEGSYIYYVSEEPSIIKQAFNTSGDQGGFLPYIVSRKKQIIPMITNVLD from the coding sequence ATGAATACATTTGTTTTCGGTCATAAAAATCCTGATACGGATTCAGTATGTTCAAGTATTGCATATTCATACTACAAAGATAAAATCGGTGAAAAAGTTGAGCCGAGAGTGCTTGGAGACATTAGAAGAGAGGCAGGTTTTGTGCTCGACTATTTTAATATAACAGCTCCTAAACTGCTTACAGATGTCAAAGTTCAAGCCAGTGATTTACATTACGATAAGATTATTCCGCTAACAGTAAATTCATCCGTTTATGAAACATATATGATTATGGAAAAAGAAAAAATTCACTCATTGCCTATAGTAGATGATGATTTTAAACTTATAGGTATAGTTTCTATGAAGGATATAGCAGGGGCATTGATACATATAAACAGCAACTATGTAGATACAAATCTAAAATCATTTGTGAACGTCTTTTCAAATCATAGTCTAAGAATAATCTGTGCCAATAATTATGATATGAAAATACAGGGATTGCTGAAAGTTTTCAATCCTAACGTACCAAATGATGCTAAATTCAACGAAGGTGAAGTTATAATTTTAAAAGAATATCATAAAAAAGAGTTTTTTTCAAAATTGGAATTTCCTATAAGTTTTTTGATATTGACACAATTTTCAGAGCTTAGCGAAGAGGAAATGGAAAAAATAAAAAAATATGATATACCTGTTATAAGCATAGATTTGAATTCACCGATGATAATTAAAAAGATGCAACAGACTGACAGTATAGCAAGCATAATGAAAAAAGACAAGATAAGTTATTTTATGTTGAAAGATTATTTAAACGACATAAAAGAGTCTATGTTAAAAACCAATTTCAGAAATTATCCTCTTGTTGATGAAAATGGAAAATATATAGGGCTTATTGCGAGAAAACACCTGTTAAAAGTCGGAAGAAAAAAGGTTATATTAGTAGATCATAATGAATTTGCACAAAGTGCTACAGGTATTGAAGAAGCGAATATTTTAGAAATAGTGGATCATCATAAAATCGGAGGAATAAATACATCGGAGCCGATACAGTTTTTAAATATGCCGGTAGGCTCTACTTGTACAATAGTTTATGAGCTTTTCAAAAATTCGGCTATGGATATACCTTACAAAATTGCAGGCTGTCTTATAAGCGGTATATTATCAGATACATTGTATTTCAAATCGCCTACTTGTACTCAAAAAGATATAGAAGCAGTTGAATCGCTCAACAGAATATTGAAATTGGACTTGGATAATTATACCAATATGTTGTTCAAAGCAGGCTCTTCAATAGAAGGCATGAGCTTTAAAGACATACTGTACAATGACTTTAAAGAATTTACACTAAGAAGTAGAAAAATAGCAGTATCACAACTATTTACTATGGATATAGAAGAATTGGAAGACAAAAAAGAAGAATTGCTTAATTATATGAAAGACCTTAAAGAAAAAAATGCGTATAACACATTGATATTTGTAGTGACAGATATATTGAAAGAAGGTTCATATATATATTATGTGAGCGAGGAACCGAGCATAATAAAACAAGCATTTAATACAAGCGGAGATCAAGGTGGATTTTTACCATATATAGTATCAAGAAAAAAACAAATAATTCCAATGATAACAAATGTCCTTGATTAA
- a CDS encoding RNA-binding S4 domain-containing protein, which translates to MEKINIDTPYIKLDQLLKLSSIVSSGAEAHALITSGKVKVNGNVEIQKRKKITDGDIVDAMNKQIQVIQCK; encoded by the coding sequence ATGGAAAAAATAAATATAGATACACCTTACATCAAGTTAGACCAGCTTTTAAAACTATCATCCATAGTATCATCAGGAGCTGAAGCACACGCACTTATAACATCCGGAAAAGTCAAAGTAAACGGTAATGTTGAAATACAGAAAAGAAAAAAAATAACAGATGGCGACATAGTAGATGCTATGAATAAACAAATACAGGTAATTCAATGCAAGTAA
- the recF gene encoding DNA replication/repair protein RecF (All proteins in this family for which functions are known are DNA-binding proteins that assist the filamentation of RecA onto DNA for the initiation of recombination or recombinational repair.), whose translation MQVNNINLINFRNYENLSLDFSPNINMIIGQNGQGKTNIVEAVHFLSFAKSFRTNKDKEVINFECNTSYIKSIVTNEADENKIDIKISKDSKKAINVDNIPISKISDLMGIINVVVFSPEDTKIVSDSPIYRRNFMDKEISQIRPVYYNLLLDYNKTLNNKNTLLKSQNIDMIMLDIYDEQLADIMEKIITYRDTFIKTISEIAKETHYIISSKKENLIIEYKSNLKSSIKSDILSELKDARADDIRHTVSTKGIHKDDIMLKIGDIDIRKYGSQGQKKTATISLKLSEIELIHNMKKEYPIVILDDIFSELDITRRMMLVEKLYNIQTFITTTEKIDINKDIKYFEVKDRNVY comes from the coding sequence ATGCAAGTAAACAATATAAATCTGATAAATTTCAGAAATTATGAAAATCTAAGTCTTGATTTTTCACCGAATATCAACATGATTATAGGTCAAAACGGTCAAGGCAAGACAAATATAGTGGAGGCTGTACATTTTTTGTCCTTCGCAAAATCATTTCGCACAAACAAAGATAAAGAAGTGATAAATTTTGAATGTAACACCTCCTATATCAAATCAATCGTTACAAACGAAGCAGACGAAAATAAAATAGACATAAAAATCTCAAAAGACAGCAAAAAAGCTATAAATGTAGACAACATTCCTATATCCAAAATAAGCGATTTGATGGGTATAATAAATGTAGTCGTATTTTCTCCGGAAGATACTAAAATAGTGTCAGACTCGCCTATATACAGGCGAAATTTTATGGATAAAGAAATATCCCAGATACGCCCTGTATATTATAATTTATTACTCGATTACAACAAGACACTGAACAACAAAAATACTTTGCTCAAATCACAAAACATAGATATGATAATGCTCGACATATACGATGAACAACTTGCAGATATAATGGAAAAAATAATCACATATAGAGATACTTTTATAAAAACAATATCAGAAATCGCAAAAGAAACACACTATATAATCTCATCTAAAAAAGAAAATCTAATTATAGAATATAAAAGCAATCTCAAATCATCAATAAAATCAGATATTCTATCAGAGCTTAAAGATGCAAGAGCCGATGATATAAGACATACAGTTTCTACAAAAGGTATACACAAAGACGATATAATGCTGAAAATAGGAGATATAGACATAAGAAAATACGGCTCACAAGGGCAGAAAAAAACTGCTACAATATCTCTCAAACTCTCCGAAATAGAGCTAATCCATAATATGAAAAAAGAATATCCAATAGTAATATTAGATGATATATTCAGCGAGCTTGACATCACAAGACGTATGATGCTTGTAGAAAAACTATATAACATACAAACTTTCATCACTACAACTGAAAAAATAGACATAAACAAAGATATAAAATATTTTGAAGTAAAAGATAGAAATGTCTATTAA
- a CDS encoding NAD(P)/FAD-dependent oxidoreductase, translating into MDTIAIIGAGPSGIMAALTTKTKDNRVILIEKNKVIGQKLSITGSGRCNITNLDSKEDFFAKIPENSKFFYSAFAKFSNYDFIDYLENIGIPLKYEGQKAYPKNESAQKTVNTFIKLLEEKNVEIRLNEELIDFEIDNKSNIVTSITTTKTKEHIDKLIITTGGLSYCKNNTFSLLAKKGIQITQLYPSLVSIETIYDYSNLSGISIKNVSVSANIDGKRYLTSGDMLFTQKGLSGPAIMDMSSYIVKFQDLKTDTLSNHKNLTYKGKNLEIFIDFMPYINENQLEDIIFDSSKKALKTKLSAYLPERMLKFLLEKYENTDINNMKKEEKEKLLNIFKNYKITIKNFSNIKSAIVTKGGVSLNQISPSTMQFKNIQNLYFAGECLDIDALTGGYNLQIAFSTGYLAGSSSKL; encoded by the coding sequence ATGGATACAATAGCTATAATAGGTGCAGGTCCGTCAGGAATAATGGCGGCTCTCACTACAAAAACAAAAGACAACAGAGTAATTTTGATAGAGAAAAATAAAGTTATAGGGCAAAAATTGTCCATAACAGGCTCAGGCAGATGCAATATCACAAATTTGGACAGCAAAGAAGATTTTTTTGCCAAAATTCCTGAAAACTCAAAATTCTTTTACAGTGCCTTTGCCAAATTTTCCAACTACGATTTTATAGATTATCTTGAAAATATAGGCATACCACTAAAATATGAAGGTCAAAAAGCATACCCTAAAAATGAAAGTGCACAAAAAACAGTAAACACCTTCATCAAACTGTTAGAAGAAAAAAATGTAGAAATAAGATTAAATGAAGAACTAATAGATTTTGAAATAGATAATAAATCAAATATCGTAACATCAATAACTACCACTAAGACAAAAGAACATATAGACAAGCTCATAATCACAACAGGCGGTTTATCATATTGCAAAAACAATACTTTTTCATTGCTTGCAAAAAAAGGTATACAAATAACGCAGCTTTATCCCTCACTCGTATCAATCGAAACCATTTATGATTACTCAAATTTATCAGGTATATCAATAAAAAACGTATCAGTAAGCGCAAACATAGATGGAAAAAGATATTTAACCTCAGGAGATATGCTGTTTACCCAAAAAGGACTTAGTGGACCTGCAATAATGGATATGAGCAGTTATATAGTGAAGTTTCAAGACTTAAAAACAGATACTTTATCAAATCATAAAAATTTGACATACAAAGGAAAAAATTTAGAGATATTCATAGATTTTATGCCATATATAAATGAAAATCAATTAGAAGACATAATATTTGACAGTTCAAAAAAAGCATTAAAAACAAAACTGTCAGCTTATTTGCCCGAAAGAATGTTGAAATTTTTATTGGAAAAATATGAAAATACAGACATAAACAATATGAAAAAAGAAGAAAAAGAAAAACTTTTAAATATCTTCAAAAATTATAAAATAACAATCAAAAATTTTTCAAACATAAAAAGTGCAATTGTAACAAAAGGCGGAGTATCATTAAATCAAATCTCTCCATCAACTATGCAATTTAAAAATATACAAAATCTATATTTTGCAGGAGAATGCTTGGATATAGACGCATTAACAGGCGGATATAACTTGCAAATCGCATTTTCCACAGGATACTTGGCAGGTAGCAGCTCAAAATTATAA
- a CDS encoding glycosyltransferase family 2 protein: MKLSIIIINFNTYEYTKNTIKSVIDSDIDFDYEIILIDNASYDKSISKLETYFEKYINDNLLKIVKNETNIGFSRANNIGINMSSADYILLLNSDTKVSINTIKNCVRYLNMQGDNSILSCKVLLEDGTLDHACKRGFPTPSASLYYFLKLDKKNPLKYGAYDYLALNENEIGYVDVISGAFMLIPRNIIESVGVLSEDYFMYGEDIDFCYKVKENGFNVMYYPLEEIIHYKSKSRKKRKFKTIFDFHNAMWIFYKKHYIGKYNAFITITVFMGVWIKFILSIIKNIFTTN, from the coding sequence ATGAAATTATCAATTATAATTATTAATTTTAATACATATGAATATACTAAAAATACAATAAAATCTGTTATAGACAGTGATATAGACTTTGATTACGAAATTATCCTTATAGACAATGCATCATATGATAAAAGTATATCTAAACTGGAAACATATTTTGAAAAATATATAAACGATAATTTGCTAAAAATAGTAAAAAATGAGACTAATATCGGATTTTCAAGGGCTAATAATATTGGCATAAATATGAGCAGTGCTGATTATATATTACTTTTGAACTCTGACACAAAAGTATCAATAAATACAATAAAAAACTGTGTTAGATATTTGAATATGCAAGGAGATAATTCTATACTTTCTTGCAAAGTTTTGTTGGAAGACGGAACTTTAGATCACGCTTGTAAAAGAGGATTCCCAACACCAAGTGCTTCACTATATTATTTTTTGAAATTAGACAAAAAAAATCCTCTCAAATATGGTGCATATGATTATCTCGCTTTGAATGAAAATGAAATAGGATATGTAGATGTAATATCAGGAGCATTTATGTTGATTCCCAGAAATATTATTGAAAGCGTTGGGGTACTTAGTGAAGATTATTTTATGTATGGAGAGGATATAGATTTTTGCTACAAAGTAAAAGAAAATGGATTTAATGTAATGTATTATCCGCTTGAGGAGATAATACATTACAAAAGTAAAAGTAGAAAGAAAAGAAAATTTAAAACTATATTTGATTTTCATAATGCAATGTGGATTTTTTATAAGAAACATTATATAGGGAAATATAATGCTTTTATTACTATAACTGTTTTTATGGGTGTATGGATTAAATTTATATTATCTATAATTAAAAATATATTTACAACTAATTAG
- a CDS encoding glycosyltransferase family 2 protein, with the protein MNEITIIIPNYNKYKYLQDCIDSLYRNISINFSLIVVDNASTDSDYKFINEYNKDIIFKRLDKNYGFSYAVNIGIKMAKTPYIVLLNNDTTVEKNWLENMYLKIIEDEKVFSVCGMMIRMFEKDKIDDAGDEYNAFGWAYKRYDGKNIQYEKANVHKEIFSSCAGAAIYRKSIFEKIGYFDENFFAYMEDVDLSYRAKIYGYKNVYIPNSKLYHVGSGTTGGKYNEFKVSLSSRNNIYVIYKNMPFLQILLNLPFLFFGFSIKYIFFLKKGYGKQYISGIIDAFSNLKTIRKTKFEFRNIFNYVKIECIIIKNIFSYIFDKIIWK; encoded by the coding sequence ATGAATGAAATAACAATAATAATACCTAACTATAATAAATATAAATATTTACAAGATTGTATAGACAGTTTGTATAGGAATATAAGTATAAATTTTTCACTTATAGTTGTTGATAATGCTTCTACAGATAGTGATTATAAATTTATAAATGAATATAATAAAGACATTATATTTAAAAGATTAGATAAAAATTATGGATTTTCCTATGCAGTAAATATAGGGATAAAAATGGCTAAAACTCCATATATTGTGCTATTAAACAATGATACAACAGTTGAAAAAAACTGGTTGGAAAATATGTATCTAAAAATAATAGAAGATGAAAAAGTCTTTTCTGTATGTGGAATGATGATTAGAATGTTTGAAAAAGATAAAATAGATGATGCCGGAGACGAATATAATGCTTTTGGCTGGGCATATAAAAGGTATGATGGAAAAAATATTCAATATGAAAAGGCAAATGTACATAAGGAGATATTTTCTTCTTGCGCAGGAGCGGCAATATATAGAAAAAGTATATTTGAGAAAATAGGGTATTTTGATGAGAATTTTTTTGCTTATATGGAGGATGTAGATTTATCATATAGAGCGAAGATTTACGGATATAAAAATGTATATATCCCAAATTCGAAATTATACCATGTTGGAAGTGGAACTACAGGGGGCAAGTATAACGAATTTAAAGTAAGTCTGTCATCAAGAAATAATATATATGTGATATATAAAAATATGCCCTTTTTACAAATATTGTTGAATTTACCTTTTTTATTTTTTGGATTTTCTATAAAATATATTTTCTTTTTAAAAAAGGGATATGGTAAACAGTATATAAGTGGCATTATAGATGCTTTTTCAAATTTAAAAACAATAAGAAAAACTAAGTTTGAATTTAGGAACATTTTTAACTATGTAAAAATAGAGTGTATTATTATCAAAAATATTTTTTCATACATTTTTGATAAAATTATATGGAAATAA
- the rfbB gene encoding dTDP-glucose 4,6-dehydratase: MKNILITGGAGFIGSNFVKLMLNNYDYNIINLDLLTYAGNLENLREIEGKSNYTFIKGDICDKKLVGEIFTKYDIDTIVNFAAESHVDRSIENPEIFLLNNILGAQNLLDNAKKHWKINPEDKYSREYKEGVKYLQVSTDEVYGALGKEGMFTETTPLSPNSPYSASKASADLFVRAYYETFGMPINITRCSNNYGPYQFPEKLIPLMINNCKNDKKMPVYGDGMQVRDWLHVKDHCTAIYTVLEKGKIGEVYNIGGNNEKANIEIVKLIINTIGKSEDLIEYVKDRPGHDRRYAIDNTKITSQLAWEPSYTFEQGISETIKWYLDNEAWLSKITSGEYLKYYENMYK, from the coding sequence ATGAAAAATATACTAATTACAGGTGGGGCGGGTTTTATAGGCTCCAACTTTGTAAAATTGATGCTTAATAATTATGATTACAATATAATAAATTTGGATTTGCTGACATATGCAGGCAATCTTGAAAATCTAAGAGAAATTGAGGGTAAGTCAAATTACACATTTATCAAAGGAGATATATGTGACAAAAAACTTGTAGGTGAGATATTTACAAAGTATGACATAGATACAATAGTAAACTTTGCTGCTGAATCTCATGTGGATAGAAGTATAGAAAATCCTGAAATATTTCTTTTGAACAATATACTTGGCGCTCAAAATTTGCTTGATAATGCAAAAAAACATTGGAAAATAAATCCTGAAGATAAATATTCAAGAGAATATAAAGAAGGTGTGAAGTATTTACAAGTATCTACTGATGAAGTATACGGTGCACTTGGAAAAGAAGGAATGTTCACAGAAACTACACCACTTAGTCCAAATTCTCCTTATTCAGCCTCGAAAGCAAGTGCGGATTTGTTTGTAAGAGCGTATTATGAAACATTCGGTATGCCTATAAATATAACAAGATGTTCAAATAACTACGGACCTTATCAATTTCCCGAAAAATTGATACCTCTCATGATAAACAACTGTAAAAATGATAAGAAAATGCCTGTTTATGGAGATGGAATGCAGGTAAGAGATTGGCTACATGTAAAAGACCATTGTACAGCAATATATACCGTACTTGAAAAAGGGAAAATAGGAGAAGTTTATAACATCGGTGGAAACAATGAAAAAGCTAATATAGAAATTGTAAAACTTATAATAAATACCATTGGAAAATCGGAAGATTTAATAGAATATGTAAAAGATAGACCCGGTCATGACAGAAGATATGCAATAGATAATACAAAGATAACAAGTCAGTTAGCTTGGGAACCGTCATATACTTTTGAGCAAGGAATATCAGAAACTATTAAATGGTATCTTGATAATGAGGCATGGCTATCCAAAATAACGTCAGGTGAATATCTGAAATATTATGAAAATATGTATAAATAG
- the rfbC gene encoding dTDP-4-dehydrorhamnose 3,5-epimerase, whose translation MAKFKFIETFIKGMYVIEPEIFGDNRGYFMETYNENDFKNAGIDVKFVQDNESSSKKGVLRGLHFQTKNIQGKLVRVLSGEVFDVGVDLRKNSPTYGKWYGEILSSENKKQLYIPEGFAHGFVVLSDMATFAYKCTNFYDPSSEGGIAWDDPDIAINWHISDDMEIILSDKDKNRKTLKEQKIEF comes from the coding sequence ATGGCAAAATTTAAATTTATAGAAACATTTATAAAAGGTATGTATGTTATTGAACCTGAGATATTTGGAGATAACAGGGGATATTTTATGGAGACGTACAATGAAAATGACTTTAAAAATGCAGGAATAGATGTAAAATTTGTTCAAGATAATGAATCTTCTTCTAAAAAAGGGGTATTAAGAGGTCTTCATTTTCAAACCAAAAATATTCAAGGCAAATTGGTAAGGGTGTTAAGTGGAGAGGTATTTGATGTGGGAGTGGATCTTAGAAAAAATTCTCCTACATATGGCAAATGGTATGGAGAAATATTAAGTAGTGAAAATAAAAAACAGTTGTATATTCCTGAAGGATTTGCTCATGGATTTGTAGTTTTATCAGATATGGCTACCTTTGCTTACAAATGCACCAATTTTTATGATCCGAGCAGTGAAGGCGGTATAGCGTGGGATGATCCGGACATAGCTATCAATTGGCATATTAGTGATGATATGGAGATAATATTATCAGATAAAGATAAAAATAGAAAAACATTAAAAGAACAAAAAATAGAATTTTAA
- the rfbD gene encoding dTDP-4-dehydrorhamnose reductase yields the protein MRYLITGANGQLGRVLQKEINKSDNEIYLYDVDTMDITDYEQVKNIILDIIPDVIFNCAAHTNVDKCEEDIDNAYKINAIGAQNLAMIAEHIDSKLVHFSTDYVFSGEDEIPRIESDFANPKTVYGKSKLYGEELVKQFCSKYFIIRTAWLYGDGNNFVRTMLNLSKQNDKLTVVGDQFGSPTYTKDLAKVALNLSKTKYYGLYHGTCQGNCSWYDFACKIFELMNIDIEVEKVTSEQFVRPAKRPAYSILDNFMLRLRGLDTFRHWEESLKEYLQEDRQWQNLNL from the coding sequence TTGAGATATTTAATAACAGGAGCCAATGGTCAATTAGGAAGGGTATTGCAAAAAGAAATAAATAAAAGTGATAATGAAATATATTTGTATGATGTAGATACTATGGATATAACTGATTATGAACAGGTAAAAAATATTATTTTAGACATCATTCCTGATGTTATATTTAATTGTGCAGCTCATACGAACGTAGATAAATGTGAGGAAGATATAGATAATGCATATAAAATAAATGCAATTGGAGCTCAAAATCTTGCTATGATCGCAGAGCATATAGACTCTAAGTTAGTACATTTTTCTACGGATTATGTATTTTCAGGAGAAGATGAGATTCCTAGAATTGAAAGTGATTTTGCTAATCCTAAAACTGTATATGGAAAAAGTAAGTTATATGGAGAAGAGTTGGTCAAACAATTTTGTTCTAAGTATTTCATTATAAGGACCGCTTGGCTTTATGGTGATGGTAATAATTTTGTTAGGACTATGCTCAATCTTTCAAAACAAAATGATAAGCTGACAGTTGTAGGAGATCAGTTTGGTAGTCCTACATATACAAAAGATTTGGCAAAAGTTGCTCTGAACTTAAGCAAAACAAAGTATTATGGACTTTACCATGGAACTTGTCAAGGAAATTGTTCATGGTATGACTTTGCTTGCAAAATATTTGAGCTTATGAATATTGATATAGAAGTTGAAAAAGTTACAAGCGAGCAGTTTGTAAGACCTGCCAAGAGACCCGCGTATTCAATTCTTGATAACTTTATGCTTAGATTGAGAGGCCTTGATACATTTAGACATTGGGAAGAATCTTTGAAGGAATATCTACAAGAGGATAGACAATGGCAAAATTTAAATTTATAG
- a CDS encoding radical SAM/SPASM domain-containing protein: MSNSQVTLVLTERCNYRCDMCGLVFLDSDKSREELKLNEIINIFEQSLNLFEIDEVFLTGGEIFIRDDIFDIIGYFLKKNKKVNITTNASFPEKIEMLIHYLDKMEDVSGFYKNKLGFTVSIDGIRNVHNKIRNNKKAFDNAIKTIEIIKESGIGVGVNTVIQRKNISTILEARDFFIKNNIDFCITPLYRWIGERFPYDKREVSAIIPYIDRWFDKKYIYSYGDFGISGMSCNAGKNSFVIAPNGDLYPCLTSYGYYEKKDFLLGNLKENTFDEIISSNKYNDVLNECVNKCEGCFNGCEVAHSDFNDIYLNLKEICTIKSYLNEYSYLDNMSCDLETFYDLEKFYYDGQEISFRWMNGNQGNIFINTKIDFREISIKYINGHPINKSVNADVYINDNYINSFSAINNIGNSMGRVSVEIDNYESITTISGCYIVKIVIDDVFYPSDFGSSDFRKLGLGIIEIEFM; the protein is encoded by the coding sequence ATGAGCAATAGCCAAGTAACATTAGTGCTTACTGAGAGATGTAATTATAGATGTGATATGTGTGGTCTTGTATTTCTTGACAGTGATAAATCCAGAGAAGAATTAAAACTTAATGAAATTATTAATATATTTGAACAATCTTTAAATTTATTTGAAATAGATGAGGTATTTCTAACAGGTGGAGAAATATTTATAAGAGATGATATATTTGACATTATAGGATATTTTTTGAAGAAAAATAAAAAAGTTAATATTACTACTAATGCTTCTTTCCCTGAAAAAATAGAAATGTTAATACATTATTTAGATAAGATGGAAGATGTTAGTGGCTTTTATAAAAATAAATTAGGATTTACTGTATCAATTGATGGTATAAGAAATGTTCATAATAAGATAAGAAATAATAAAAAAGCCTTTGATAATGCGATTAAAACAATAGAGATAATAAAAGAATCCGGAATAGGCGTGGGCGTAAATACGGTGATACAAAGAAAAAATATATCAACTATTTTGGAAGCACGAGATTTTTTTATAAAAAATAATATAGATTTTTGTATAACACCATTATATAGATGGATAGGGGAAAGATTTCCGTATGATAAACGGGAAGTAAGTGCAATAATACCATATATAGACAGATGGTTCGATAAAAAATATATTTATAGTTATGGAGATTTTGGAATATCAGGCATGAGCTGTAATGCCGGTAAGAATTCTTTTGTTATTGCACCAAATGGTGATTTATATCCTTGTCTTACATCATATGGTTATTATGAAAAGAAAGATTTTTTGTTGGGAAATCTAAAAGAAAATACTTTTGATGAAATAATAAGTTCTAATAAATATAATGATGTATTAAACGAATGTGTGAATAAATGTGAAGGATGTTTTAATGGTTGCGAGGTAGCTCATTCTGATTTTAATGACATATATTTGAATTTAAAAGAAATTTGTACTATAAAGTCTTATCTTAATGAATATTCTTATTTAGATAATATGTCTTGTGATTTAGAAACATTCTATGATTTGGAAAAGTTTTATTATGATGGACAAGAAATTTCTTTTAGATGGATGAATGGAAATCAAGGAAATATATTTATAAATACAAAAATTGATTTTAGAGAGATAAGTATTAAATATATTAATGGACACCCCATAAATAAATCTGTTAATGCAGATGTTTATATAAATGATAATTATATTAATTCATTTTCAGCTATAAATAATATAGGTAATAGCATGGGGAGAGTATCTGTGGAGATTGATAATTATGAGTCTATAACAACTATCTCAGGATGTTATATTGTTAAAATTGTAATAGATGATGTTTTTTATCCTTCAGATTTTGGCTCAAGCGATTTTAGAAAGTTAGGATTAGGTATAATAGAGATAGAGTTTATGTAA